The Oscarella lobularis chromosome 9, ooOscLobu1.1, whole genome shotgun sequence genome includes a window with the following:
- the LOC136191577 gene encoding uncharacterized protein, producing the protein MGGGPSREEVDELRDDMISTFDSQRILLFGRYGAGKSSIINTFNHVTNLVQHDVKQIAAIAEEGSSEADTKTRCYTVYGTNTAEAMYEYLKESKIGELRTLFTKAPEFIDTPGIPPSVDRKLEMMAFYKKALKGDVATGFNLQEYYKSVNEKYSGRDTDGHKTMSIEPASEAAKKPWAVVAVLAAQSTDDKNTTQLAFLNDLKKANDSLNQGTRIFVVFTHSDESGLNESRKEALKKRAANALNCSHGYIFFFDNYKIGEGDERDLAKEKAVITAFNEILALCNKPKNYED; encoded by the exons ATGGGTGGCGGTCCTAGCCGGGAAGAAGTTGATGAACTCAGAGACGATATGATTTCAACATTTGACTCTCAGCGCATTCTTCTGTTTGGCCGCTACGGTGCTGGAAAATCATCCATCATTAACACTTTCAATCACGTAACTAATCTCGTGCaacatgacgtcaaacaaATCGCAGCCATTGCTGAAGAGGGTAGCAGTGAGGCGGACACAAAAACGCGTTGTTATACTGTTTACGGAACGAATACTGCCGAAGCCATGTACGAGTATCTAAAGGAATCGAAGATAGGGGAACTTCGAACGCTCTTTACCAAAGCTCCGGAATTCATTGATACCCCAGGAATTCCTCCATCAGTTGACAGGAAACTAGAGATGATGGCCTTCTACAAAAAAGCGCTTAAAGGAGATGTAGCCACTGGTTTCAATCTGCAAGAATATTACAAGTCTGTCAACGAGAAATACTCTGGCAGAGACACAGATGGTCACAAAACGATGTCGATTGAACCGGCTTCTGAGGCGGCGAAGAAACCCTGGGCGGTTGTAGCAGTGTTAGCTGCACAGAGTACAGACGACAAAAATACAACGCAGTTAGCCTTTCTAAATGACCTGAAAAAGGCCAACGACTCTCTGAACCAAG GTACAAGGATCTTTGTAGTTTTCACCCACAGTGACGAGAGCGGATTGAACGAAAGCAGAAAGGAAGCATTGAAGAAACGAGCTGCTAACGCTCTCAACTGCAGTCACGGatatattttcttcttcgacaaCTACAAAATCGGTGAAGGTGACGAGAGGGACctcgccaaagaaaaagcagTCATTACTGCTTTTAACGAAATTCTAGCTTTGTGCAACAAGCCTAAAAATTACGAGGATTAG